The following proteins are encoded in a genomic region of Gossypium hirsutum isolate 1008001.06 chromosome D05, Gossypium_hirsutum_v2.1, whole genome shotgun sequence:
- the LOC107902892 gene encoding heavy metal-associated isoprenylated plant protein 47 yields MKQKMVLKVQMNCEKCRTQALTIAAATQGVISMAIQGKEKDELMVVGDGVDSVKLTRCLRKKLHHATILTIEEIKEEKKEEKKDEKKDDEKYTSPYYVCYPPYPMPPQIMVQDPCQCQACSIM; encoded by the exons ATGAAG CAAAAGATGGTTCTGAAGGTGCAAATGAACTGTGAGAAATGTCGAACACAGGCTTTGACGATTGCTGCTGCTACACAAG GTGTGATTAGCATGGCAAtacaagggaaagaaaaagatgaactaATGGTAGTTGGAGACGGAGTGGATTCAGTTAAGTTGACTCGTTGTTTAAGAAAGAAGCTTCACCATGCTACCATATTGACCATAGAAGAAataaaagaggagaagaaagaagagaagaaagatgagaagaaagatgatgaaaaatataCCTCACCTTATTATGTATGTTATCCCCCATATCCCATGCCTCCACAAATTATGGTTCAAGATCCATGCCAATGCCAAGCATGTTCCATCATGTGA
- the LOC107902155 gene encoding putative F-box protein At3g25460, which translates to MEMKKRQEDEERSTLSELPDDIMVEILAKIPPKFLYKTFRCVYKSWCRLISSSEFMNKTAIHHNPGIFIQSVRYFRSTTNTSFLQMDGLNFNLTNLGSSMGIIRSSCNGLVLVYEPISKEVNNLCVKNLLTGPTSLTLPNCLSGCTHKHGYHGRAPGRILHTYCGSALGFDPLTKVYKVVHINNDGYGIEVFTIGSDKTWRKVPLPWPVEKPRRGDLDKFEDMKFFWRDPVSIKGQVFHWFVDSEKYIFSMDISNEKVSKTKLPYIGKTIMKEHYDLVAMDEKLAFVYKGSESKIDVWVLNDFGRQVWSMEHSIVANWEEEKKLPQFMKLVAVATWRNGEVIMFKAIENFVWDHHDFIYLYDTKSKEMKAFKMKLQYVTKFIPHRSSLVSWRTEMD; encoded by the coding sequence ATGGAGATGAAGAAGAGAcaagaagatgaagaaagaagCACCTTGTCGGAACTTCCCGACGACATCATGGTTGAAATCCTTGCTAAAATCCCACCAAAGTTCCTCTACAAGACATTCAGGTGTGTATATAAATCATGGTGTCGATTGATAAGTAGCAGCGAGTTCATGAACAAGACTGCCATTCATCATAACCCAGGAATATTCATCCAATCCGTCCGGTACTTCCGTAGTACTACCAACACAAGTTTCTTGCAGATGGATGGACTTAACTTCAACTTAACTAATCTCGGCTCTTCAATGGGAATTATTAGGTCCAGTTGCAATGGTCTGGTTCTAGTATACGAGCCAATATCAAAGGAAGTTAATAATCTGTGTGTTAAGAACTTGTTGACAGGCCCCACTAGTTTAACTCTTCCAAACTGCCTTTCTGGTTGTACGCACAAGCATGGATATCATGGCCGAGCACCAGGGCGCATCCTGCATACTTATTGTGGCTCAGCATTAGGGTTCGACCCACTTACAAAGGTATACAAAGTGGTGCACATTAATAATGATGGATATGGAATCGAAGTGTTCACCATTGGTTCCGATAAGACATGGAGAAAGGTTCCACTTCCATGGCCTGTTGAAAAACCACGTCGTGGAGATTTAGATAAGTTTGAAGATATGAAGTTCTTTTGGAGGGATCCTGTATCAATAAAGGGTCAAGTATTTCACTGGTTTGTTGATTCAGAAAAGTATATATTCTCCATGGATATAAGCAATGAAAAAGTGAGTAAAACCAAACTTCCATACATTGGGAAAACAATAATGAAGGAACATTATGATTTAGTAGCCATGGATGAGAAGCTTGCTTTTGTGTATAAAGGTTCCGAGTCCAAAATCGATGTATGGGTTTTGAATGATTTTGGGAGACAGGTTTGGTCAATGGAACATTCCATCGTTGCTAATTGGGAGGAAGAAAAGAAGTTGCCCCAATTTATGAAACTAGTTGCAGTTGCTACCTGGAGAAATGGTGAGGTGATAATGTTCAAGGCCATAGAGAACTTCGTTTGGGACCATCATGATTTCATTTATTTGTATGATACGAAGAGCAAGGAGATGAAGGCATTCAAAATGAAATTGCAGTACGTAACAAAGTTCATACCCCATAGAAGCAGCCTTGTTAGTTGGAGGACTGAGATGGATTGA